One genomic region from Nostoc sphaeroides encodes:
- a CDS encoding response regulator, which translates to MEPSGTLAGLDILVVEDDDDTRFFITSVLEMDGAKVIAVISADAARKVLSELQPDVLISDIGLPGEDGYTLIRKIRALKPNNGGRVPAIALTAFADSEDRIRALEGGFNTHVSKPIDPEELVEIVASLVGSCNW; encoded by the coding sequence ATGGAACCTTCTGGAACTCTTGCTGGTTTAGACATTCTGGTAGTTGAGGATGATGATGATACTCGCTTCTTCATTACTTCTGTGTTGGAAATGGATGGAGCAAAAGTTATAGCAGTGATATCAGCAGATGCGGCACGCAAAGTATTATCTGAATTGCAACCCGATGTTTTAATTTCTGATATCGGGTTACCTGGGGAGGATGGCTACACTCTGATCCGCAAAATTCGTGCGCTCAAACCAAACAATGGTGGACGAGTCCCGGCTATTGCTTTAACAGCCTTTGCTGATAGTGAGGATCGTATCCGTGCCTTGGAAGGTGGCTTTAACACTCATGTATCTAAACCGATTGATCCTGAAGAACTAGTAGAGATAGTGGCTAGTTTGGTTGGTTCTTGTAATTGGTAA